A stretch of Phytoactinopolyspora mesophila DNA encodes these proteins:
- a CDS encoding peptidoglycan bridge formation glycyltransferase FemA/FemB family protein produces the protein MTNAPALTVRTISREEHLAAITDRPSVSFLQTPAWAQVKKEWKAESVGWFDGDTIVGAGLVLYRQAPRLRRYLAYLPEGPAIDWEAAAKAGDLRRWLDPLVSHVKEYGAFGLRMGPTVVTRVWENATLKAALADEQIKRLGDVPADETTEIGNSLARQLRDAGWRPPPDSEGFAAGQPRHVFQLPLHGKSEDDVLRGFNQLWRRNVKKATKSGVVVTQGSGADLTAFHELYVETAHRDNFTPRPLGYFQGMWEAMQAESPDRIRLYLAHHEGDLVAATTMTRVGTHAWYSYGASSNAKREVRASNAVQWQMISDALADGCDVYDMRGITDTLDESDPHAGLIRFKLGTGGRAVEYLGEWDLPISGLLYKAFDLYMKRRS, from the coding sequence GTGACAAACGCACCAGCCCTCACCGTCCGGACCATCTCCCGCGAGGAACACCTCGCGGCGATCACCGACCGCCCATCGGTCAGCTTCCTGCAAACCCCCGCCTGGGCGCAGGTCAAGAAGGAATGGAAGGCCGAGTCCGTTGGCTGGTTCGACGGCGACACCATTGTCGGCGCCGGTCTGGTGCTTTACCGGCAGGCGCCGCGACTCCGTCGCTATCTGGCCTATCTGCCCGAGGGTCCGGCCATCGACTGGGAGGCCGCCGCGAAAGCCGGCGATCTGCGACGCTGGCTCGATCCCCTGGTCAGCCACGTCAAGGAGTATGGAGCGTTCGGGCTGCGGATGGGCCCCACCGTGGTCACCCGAGTCTGGGAGAACGCAACACTCAAGGCCGCGCTGGCGGACGAGCAGATCAAGCGGCTCGGCGACGTCCCCGCTGACGAAACCACCGAGATCGGCAACTCCCTGGCACGTCAGTTGCGAGACGCCGGGTGGCGCCCACCACCTGACAGCGAAGGGTTTGCCGCGGGCCAGCCACGACATGTCTTCCAGTTGCCGCTGCACGGCAAATCCGAAGACGACGTGTTGCGCGGCTTCAACCAACTGTGGCGCCGCAACGTCAAGAAGGCCACGAAGTCCGGCGTGGTAGTCACCCAGGGCAGCGGAGCCGATCTCACCGCTTTCCACGAGCTCTACGTCGAGACCGCGCACCGGGACAATTTCACGCCACGCCCGCTGGGCTATTTCCAGGGCATGTGGGAAGCGATGCAAGCCGAGTCTCCGGACCGGATCCGGCTCTACCTCGCGCACCACGAAGGCGACCTCGTAGCCGCCACCACGATGACTCGAGTGGGGACACACGCGTGGTACTCGTACGGCGCCTCCTCCAACGCGAAGCGCGAGGTCAGGGCTTCCAATGCGGTGCAATGGCAGATGATCTCCGACGCGCTGGCCGACGGCTGCGACGTCTATGACATGCGCGGCATCACCGACACCCTCGACGAGTCCGATCCACATGCCGGGTTGATCCGGTTCAAGCTGGGTACCGGCGGCCGCGCCGTGGAGTACCTCGGCGAATGGGATCTGCCGATCTCCGGCCTTCTTTACAAAGCCTTCGACCTGTACATGAAGCGCCGGAGCTGA